TGCTCAGCCGTTTCTTGTCGGGACCCAGAATCAGGGGAAGGTGGGCATAGCCGGGCGCCTGGTTGCCAAGTGCTTCATGCAGCAGGATCTGCTTCGGAGTGTTGGAAAGATGGTCCGCTCCCCGGATCACGTGGGAGATTCCCATCTCCCAATCGTCGGTCACCACGCTCAGGTGGTAGGTGGGACTTCCGTCGGACCGGAGAAGGGTGAAGTCCTCGACGTTGTCCGTAAAGAGCGAGACCTTTCCGTAGACTTGGTCCTGAAAGACGATCCTGCGGTCCGCCGGAACCCGGAAGCGGAGGGTGTGGGCTTCTCCCGCCTCGACTCGCGACCTGGCAAGGTGCGAGGCTCGATTCCGGCATCCCTGGTCTCTCCAGATCCGGCCGGCCGAGCGGGACTCGGCCGAGCGAGCCTGAATTTCCTCCGGAGGACAGAAGCAGGCGTAGGCATGATCGCCGGCAAAGGTTCTTTCGGCCGCTTCCCGATAGAGCTCGCGCCGCTGCGACTGGTAGAAGGGTCCCTGGTCCCAGTCCAGACCCAGCCAGCGCAGCCCGTCCATGATTCCCTCTGCCATTTCCTGGCTGGAACGCCGGGCGTCCGTATCTTCAACTCGCAAAATGAAGGTTCCCTGCGCTTTTCTGGCCAGGAGCCAGTTGAAGAGGGCGGTCCTGGCGCCGCCGAGGTGAAGGTATCCGGTTGGGCTGGGGGCGAAACGGACCCGGACGCGGCTCATGGCGTCCGATTATAGCAGTCGTGATTCACCGCAAGGCGAAGGATGGCGCCGGCCCTACGGGACGGACCTGAGGAGTCGCGCCGGGAATGGTAGAATCCTCATGAACCGAGTCGTCCGGGAAGGAAGTTCGGAGCAACACGGAGGTCGTGGATGCAGCGCCGGTCAAATCCCACGATGAATCTGGCATTAAGTGACTGATCGAGCGTGAGTTTTTTCGGAGGTTTTTGCATCCAGGTTCCGAGGGGAAAGAATTTTGTGCCCGGATGGCGGAATTGGCAGACGCACAGGACTTAAAATCCTGAGGAGGTTCACCTCCGTGTGGGTTCGAGTCCCACTCCGGGCATTCCTGGCCGCCTCGATTGAGGCCTGACCGGGCACGGGACAGGCCGTCAGTCCCGGTAGAAGTCGTATATTTCCTCGCAGACCCGCCTCTGCTGTTCCAGCGTCAGCTCGGGAAAGATGGGTAGCGAGATCACCTCGCGGCTTGCCGTCTCGGCCGCCGGCAGGCTTCCCGGAGTGTGCCCCAGGCGGGAGAAGGCTCCCTGGAGATGTAGAGGAACCGGATAGTAGACGGCGTTTCCAATTCCCCGGCCGGCCAGCCGGTTGGCGAGCCGGTCACGGCGAGGCGCCCGTAGCGTGTAGACGTTGTAAACGTGGCGGCTGCGGCGAGATTCCGTCGGCGTCTTGACGGGAGTTTCTCCGAGCCATCGGTTGTAGCGCCGGGCGATGGCTCGCCGTTGGGAGTTCCAATCCTCCAGAGAATCCAGCTTGACCTCGAGTATGGCGGCCTGGAGAGTGTCCATCCGGCTGTTGAAGCCAAGGACGTCGGCCCGGTGCTTGCGGCGGTTCCCCTGATTCCGGAGGAGGACCAGCCGCTCGCCGAATTCGGCGTTGTCGGTGACGATCATCCCTGCATCGCCGAAGGCCCCCAGATTCTTGGTAGGGAAGAAGCTGAGACAGCCGGCATCGCCCAGGGAACCGACCACGGCACCGCTGTAGCAGGCTCCCGCCGCCTGCGCACAGTCCTCGATCACCTTCAACCCCCGCGCCTCCGCCAGGTCCCGAATCGGATCCATGTCCGCCGGCTGCCCATAGAGGTGAACCGGGAGGATCGCCCGGGTTCGTGAGGTGATGGCGGACTCGATCCGGTCCGGATCCAGGTTGTAGCTGCCGGGGTCGATGTCGGCGAACACCGGGGTCGCACCGCAACGGAGAATGGCGCCCGCCGTCGCAACGAAGCTGAAGGGGGTCGTGATCACTTCGTCGCCGGGGCCGACGCCGAGAGCCGAAAGGGTCAGGCGCAGCGCGTCGGTCCCCGAAGCGACGGCCACGGCGTAGCGGCACTGGCAGTAACGGGCCATCCTCTCCTCCAGCCGAACGACAGCCGGACCCAGAATGAACTCGCCGGAATCCAGGACTTCGCGCATGGCGGCCGTGATCCGAGGTTCCAGCAGCCGGGTCTGCCGCTTCAGATCCAGCAGGGGCACCGGTTCTTGCGCGGGGCTGTCAGGAGGGAGCGGATTCAACTTTGAGGCGGTCCGGAAGGGGCTGCTCATGGTCTCTTACTGCAATCAGGATCTCGTCCAGAGTCCGGGTCGATCTCCATCCCACGAGCGCCCGGATTCGGGAGAGGTCGGGAACGCGGCGCTGCATGTCCTCGAAGCCCTTCCCATACGCTTCGGAGTAGGAAATATGGACGATGGGTGAGGAGGATCCGGTCAGAACCCTGACCCGGCGAGCGAGTTGGTTGATGGAAACCTCCTGATCGTTGCCGACATTGTAGACATCCCCCGTTGCACCGGGACTCGCGGCCAGGCGGATCAGGGCCTCGGCGGCATCTCTGACGTCGCAGAAGCATCGGGTCTGGGAACCGTCACCGTAGACCGTGATGGGCTCTCCGGCGAGGGCCTGGCGGATGAATCGAGGCACCACCATGCCGTAGCGCCCCCGCTGGCGCGGTCCGACGGTGTTGAAGAGCCTGAACACGACGACGTCGAGGTCGTATTGCCGCTGGTAGGCCAAGCCCAGAAACTCGTCGATCATCTTGCTGGCGCCGTAAGCCCACCGGCTCTTCTGGGTTCCCCCCAGCAGCAGGTCGTCTTCCTCGCTGAACGGGATCTTCACCCCCTTGCCGTAGACCTCCGACGTACTCGCCAACAGGACACGGCATCGGTAGCGGAGGGCGGCCTTGAGAATGGCCTCGGTCCCCATGATGTTGGTCTCGATGGTGTGGACGGGGTCCCGGACGATGAGCTGGACACCCACGGCCGCCGCGAAATGGAGTATGACGTCGGAGGTGGAGGCGAGACGATCCATCACGATTTCGTCGGTGATGTTGGCGCGAACGAATTGGAATCGTGGATGGTCCAGAAGATGCCGGATGTTGGAGAGGCGTCCCGTCGACAGGTTGTCCACGCCGACGACACGGTCTCCCCTGGCGATCAGCGCGTCCGCCACGTGGGAGCCGATAAAACCGGCGCCGCCGGTAATCAGGAATCTGGATTTCCTCAAGTCCGACCTCGCGCCCAAGTCTACTACGACCGGTCGTCAGGAGACGAACTGGAGCGAGTAGAGGGCCGCCGCCCGCATGGCCAACCGCAATCTCACCGGCTTGCCTTCCAGTTGGGAGACCTGGGCGTCACGCCAGCGCAACTCCTGACGCCCGCTCTCCAGCAGTGGAATCGACTGCTCCAGCGAGAAGCCTTCGATGCTCCCTCCCGACGGGTCCACCATCGCTCCCCGGACCTCGCACTCATCGAAGTTGCGATAGCTCTTGGGGAGCTCCATGGGCAGCGAAGCGTCGATGTCCAGCATCAGCTTCGAGCCGGTGAAGGTGAAGGGCCGGGTCAGGATCGTCCCTTGGAAAGGACCGGCCAGCAGGCCCAGCCACCGATCTTCGGGAAGTGTCGCCAGGGCGATCGATATGTCGTTCCTGGAACCCAGCTTGCTCGGACGGTAGCTGTGGGCTCCGCTGAAGGCGCAGTAGTAGATCCAGATCTTTCCGTCATGGAAGATGGGCCCGTTGGGGGACATGTAGCCGGCGTCGTAGCTTCCGATCTCACCCCGGCCCAGAAATGGGACTTTCCGATCCACCCAGCTCCAGTTGAACCCGTCGCGGCTGGTCATCAGGAAGATGTCCCACACCTGCTCGTGGGTCTCGTGCATCCAGAGGAAACCGACGTAGATGCCTGCGGTCACCCCGGCGGTGAAGCACATGTATTGGTAATCGACCCGGTCGTTCCGGTCCGGCGCCAGCATGATGCGCGTGGGTGTCCAGTGGACAAAATCGTCACTCTCGGAATAGCCGATGGTCCGGATATGCCGGTGGACGCCGTTGCCGTGGATTTCCATGGCCAACGGGTGGCCGGGCCGGGGATACAGGACATGTTTCTTTCGAAGCGGGTCCCACCCCATCATAGTGGGCCCGTCGCCCAGATTGGCCCCGTGGCGAATCACCGGGTTCCCGGGCCAAGGCGTCCAGTGCAGGCCGTCGGGAGAAAAGGCCACCGCAGCGCCGCCGGTGTGGTTGGGAACCGGGCCCTCCTGTTCGCCCAAGGCCTTGTAACGCCGCTGGGGATCGGGGTCGTGTGGATCCTTGATGACGTTGAAGTAATTGGGATCCCCGAAATTGGCCATGATGTTGTTCTGCTTGGATCCCTGGAAGTCGTAGATGCCCAGTTCAGGCTTCTCCCAGTTGTAACCGTCTTCAGAGACGGCATGGCACCAGAGGCGGCTTCCATCCCGGAAACCCCACGGCAGGTACCACATCTTGAAGATCTTGTCCTCTTGGTCGTAGAGGACGCTCTGGCCAAAGATTTGAACTCCGCGAAAATATTCGGAGGCATCTCCCATCTCCCACGGCCGATCCCGCTGCAGGATGGGATTTCCCGGATATTTCCATGGGCGATACATGAAGCGGGAGATCCGGTTCGCCTCCTCGATCATCCAATCGTCAAGAAAAAGCTGCTTCTGTCCCGCCAACTCCAGGATCCCGGGCCGGGGCCGCGACGCCGGCTCCAGGCCCTGTCCGACCGCCGCCGGAACCGCCGCCAGACCGGCGGCCGGCAAACCCAAAGAAGCTTTGACGAAATCCCTTCTCTTCATCTCAATGTTCCTGTCCTGGAGTGCCGTTCAAGGTTTCTTCACCGGACCAGGCGGCGAATCCGGACGCCGTCCCGCGTACGCTCGATACCCTCTCGGGGCCCCGGGAAAGCACTATGCTATTCTTGGTTTCACGGCCCCGGGTTTGCCATTCCGGAAACCGGCCGGCGGGACCCCCGGAAATGATGTGGAAGCCGCTCACAGGGATCATCCGGATCGCTCTCCTCGGATGCTTTCTTACCGTCGCCTACAGCGCCCCCGAATCTGACCAGCGGAGCTTGGTCGATGCCATCGAGAGAGGGGATTTCGAGACCTTCGAGAGACTAATCGGAGCCGTTGCCGACGTCAATGCCATCGACGAGCGGGGGCGGTCCCTGTTGCTGGTAGCGGTGGACCGAGGCGACTTGAACGCCATCTGGGCCTTGCTGCTCCGGGGCGCCGATCCGAATCTGGCGGATCGCGACGGAAGGACGCCGCTATTGGTGGCGGCGGGACGGGGAGACGCCACAATCACTCAGGCGCTTCTGATCAAGGGGGCATCCACGACCGTCGAAGACCGGCAGAAGCGTCGGCCGCTCCAATTGGCTGCGGAAGGCGGAGCCTCATCCACGGTTCAGGCTTTGGTGGCCGCGGGCGCCGACGTGAACATGGGGGGCCCGCAGCGGACGACCCCCTTGCTGGGCGCTGCCGAGACCGGCGACGCGGCGACGGTTCGCGCCCTGCTGGCGGCCGGCGCCGATGCCAAGGTTCGGAACAGCCGGAATGAGACGGCGCTGCATTTCGCAGCTTCCCGCGGTGACGCCGCCATGGTGCAATCTCTCCTGATGGCGGGCGCCGCCGCCGACGCTCCGGATCGGGACGGCCGGACGCCGGTCATGATTGCGGCGGCCGGCGGAGAGGGGGCCGCTCTCCACGCTCTGATTCAGGCGGGCGCCGATTTTGAGCAGCGGGACAAGGAGAAAAGGAGTCCCCTTCTCCTGGCGGTGGAAATGGGGGATGTCATGTCGGTCCAATCCCTGCTGGCGGCCGGCGCCGACCCCAATACGCCGGACCGAAACAAGAACACCCCACTGCTGGAGGCCTCCCGCAGGGGATTCATCGTGGCGGCCCAGGCTCTGCTGGCGGCCGGCGCCGATGTCAACGCCCGGAACAAGAAAAACGAACGGGCTCTGCTCCTGGCTATTGAGAAAGGCTTCTCTCCCCTCGGCTTGTCTCTGCTCACCCATCCGGACATCGAGGTCAATTTCAAGGACAAGCATGGCCTCACGCCCCTCATGTGGTCCTGCGTGGCGGGACGCACGTCCCTGGTCGCCGCTCTGATCGCCCGTGGCGCCAAAGTGAAGGAAAAGGACCACAGCGGCCAGACCCCCCTGATGTGGGCGGCGGCCGGAATGTACGCCGAATTGGTTCAGTTGCTGCTGGATGCGGGCGCCGATGTCAACGCCCGGGCCGAACATCGGATGACGGCACTCATGGTCGCCGCCAGCAAGGACGATCCGGCCACCGTGAAGGCGTTGGCGGCGGCCGGCGCCAAGCTGCACGCCCGGGCCGAGAATGGCCAGACCGCCATGATGATGGCCGCGCAACGAGGCCATGTCGGAGCCGTGCGGGCGCTGAAACAGGCCGGCGCCGAAAAATAGGCAGGCGGACAGGATTTGCCGGGTGCGGATCAATTCGCCGAATTGGCGGTCCGGTAGTCCTCGATGAAGCGATCCACCGACTGGGCGGCCACCTGGGCCAGCACGCGGACCGAGTCGGCCGATACGGCGCCGACCCGGCACCCCGTCGTCCAGGTCGTGGCGGCCACCACGACGCTTGGAAGCCGCTCCAGTCTCACGTTCTGGTTCAACTGCAGGTCCACGGCGTAGACATAGAGATCCTTGCTCTTCACGGCGTGGACGTTCAGGTAGAGGTAGGGCGCGCCCGCGGCGATGGTCCACTGGTCTTCCATCAAGACCCGGACGCCGGCATCCCACAGCCGTTGGACCACTCCCTCCTCGATGGCTTGCTTGGAAAGGCCGTCATCCACCGCCTCGGGCCGGAGTTCCTCCACCACGACGTGCACGCCGTCGAGTCCGCGCAGCGTGTCCCGCGCCACTGCGTGGGGAGACGTCGCCACGGACTCCTGAGCCAGCAGGACGCCCCCACAGAGAAGCAAAGCAACCGCCGCCGTTGTCGTACTTTCAAGGCTTGCTTCTCGATGCATGATTCTTGGCTCCGTTCCTCTCCGCCTCAGTCCGGGTCCAGGACGTGTTCGATGATGAGGTGCTCGCGGACCAGGCGGCCGCCGACCAGATGTTCCCGGATGATTCGTTCCAGAACCGGTGGATCGCAGCGCCGATACCAGGCTCCCTCCGGATAGACCACGGCCATGGGGCCGTCCATGCAGATTCGCAGGCAGTCCGCTTTCGTGCGGCATATCCCTCCCTGCTCCGAGAGCCCCAGTTCCTTGAGGCGCCGCTTCAGGTATTGCCAAGCCTCCAAGGTCCGCTGGCGGTCGGCGCATTTGGGCTTGGCCTGGTCACAGCAGAGGAAGATATGGCGCCTGCAGACCGGCACGCCAAGCGCTTCGGCCACTTTTCTCTGCCGCTCCAACTGGTCGTTGCCGGGAACCGGAGCTTCGTTTGCGATCTCTTTGCTCATCCGGCGTGAAGTCTACCGTGAAGAGAACGGGGGAAGGAAGAGGAGCCTTTCCGGAGTCGTCACCGGCCGAGCGTATGATCGGGCGCGGGAGAGGCGAGGCCGGAGTGGCGAATAGTATGGCGACTGATCATGTTCCGACTCCCGAGACCCGAAGCGCTGGCTCGTCTCCAACCGATTCGTACGGCGTGCTGGATAAGGCCCTTCTGTCAATGGGCTTGGCCCTGAGAGGTTCTGAGGTCGAAGCCTATGTCAAGGACGAGCTCTATCGGGGCGGGTCCAGCCCCGACGCGGTGGTGCGCCGGGTGTTGGAGGGCCGCCGGGCCAGGCCGGGGCGGGACCCGCGGGAGTTGGAGCAGTTGGTGATGTCCCTCTGGCATCGGATCAGGAAGGAGTACGATCCGGGCCGGGACCGGACCGCCGGCCGCTACCGTTTCCAGGCGCTCTGGATTCTGGACGGGAATCTGCGCTGGCTCCGCAGGCTGGACCAGCGTGGAGTCGACCCGGATGTCCTGGAACCGCAACTGGGCCTTCTATTGGCTCGTTTGATGGCGGTGGTGACACAGATGCTGGTGACGCTCAATCAGGGGGACACCCGGGAGTTGGAACAGAGCACCAATCTGGATCGCCTTCTCGAAGCCATGGCGGCGGCCAGCTACAGGATCCGGGAGGCTATCGAAAAGCGCATGGTGGAGTTGCGGCCCGAATTGGAAGGCCGCCTTGCCGAAACGATTCACTAGTCGTCTCCGCCAGGAGTCTTACTCCCCCAAACCGTCTCGACCGCTGGCCGGCGAGGTTCAGAGTTCGCCGAGTTCATCGTTGATCCATGAGAGCGCGGCAATGCCTCCGGACCAGCCAACGGTGGTGATGGCAAGGAGTGCGGCATGGTAGATCTCGGCGTTGCTCAGGCCTGCCTTCCTGCACTTGCGGGCATGGGAGTGAACGGCTCCCCTTCGTCCGGCGCCGATGGCGATCCCCAACTTGACCAGGCGTTGAGAGCGGACGTCGAGGCCTTCGACCTCGCCGACCGTCCGGCTGAGCCAGCCGTAATCGTCCCATACCTGAGGGTAGCGCTCGACCACCCTCTGGAGGAATTCGGGCAGGTCCTGATTCGCCATCAGTCGAAGCTCACCATCAGGCCAGCGGAGATCTGGTTGAATCCGTAGGCCAGCCCCCGGACGTTGGAGATTCGGCAGCGCCTGTAATCGATTCGCAGGCCCAGGGCGCCTGCAAGCTTGCGCAGTTTGACGCCGCCGCCGATGTTGCTCAGGAAACTTGTCCCCTGGTCCAGTGACAAGGAACTCTGTTTGCGGAAGAGCCCGCCTCCGGCGGCGATGTAGCCGAATTTTCCGGAGAAGGGGATGTTCAGAGTCAGGCCGCTGGTCAGGGCGAAGCCGGCGTCGCCGGTCCCGGTGAGATCCGCGGGACGATTGTAGTAGGCAAAGGTGTTCTCGAAGCCGATGATGGCGAAGTATCTCTCGAAGGTTGCGCCGAATCCGGCAAAATCCCGCACGTCGATGGTGGCCAGATTTCCACCGGGAGCCCAGGCCCCGAACAGAGTGATGTCGGTGGCGGCGTCCAGGCGGCTTCCCGGCGAGCAGGCCAACAGCAGCGCGACCCAGCCGGCGCTGATGGCGAGAAGCAGACGGCGGGTTCCGGACCGGCAACGCCGGTGGATGCGAACCGAGTTGATCATGCGGCTAGTCTATGCAACCGCGGTGACGCTTCCCGATTCCCCGATGGAGTCGGGAAGGGCGATTTCCCAATCGCCCGGCAAGAAGGCTACCGACCCGGCGAAACCCAGATGGGAGAGGCCCAGGCTTTGGCGCCGTCCTTTTGGAGCACGACGACGTAGTAGGGTGTCGGTCCGGCGGGTGCGGCCGGGTCCTTCAAGTCGGCCTCCACGCTCCGGCCGAGCCCCAGGGGTTCGCGCTGGGCCTGGACCTTCAGGTCCATTCCCCCGGCCGGCCAGGTCACGGGAATGTCCGCCAACTTCTCCAGGTCGATGTCGAATCGGATCCGCCCGGTCTTGAAACGGAGCACGCCGGAGTCGGCGGGGTCCAGCTTCAACAGGATGCCGTCGGCATCGCCGCTGGTCACCGATTCCCAGGTGACGCGCTGCGGCCCGGCCTCCCGGATCCCTTCTGACGGGGAGTCGAAGGCGTAGCCCTTGGCCGCGACGATTCGGGTTCTTACGGCCTCCACGGAGCCGTCCCAGCAAGCGGCCCGGTCCCGGCCGCGGTTCCTGGCGCCCGACCAGGCGATCCGGACGGTATCGGACGAGCAGGGAATCCCGGGACCTCGAGGAAGAGCGTCCACGCACTCCGTTCCCCGGCGCAGCTCGATGCGTTCCACCTCACCCGTGCCTTCGACCCGCACCCGGAAGCGGGGAAGGCCTTGCGTCCGCTCCTCGCCTCCCATGGGAACACCGCCGGAGGTCTCGAACTCCAGTGCGATGCGGGCTCCGGTCGTGCCGTAGCAGCGGCGTTCGCGAAGGGCTTCCCAGAGGCTCTCGCGAGTCAGCTCGGAAGCCCAGACGCAGAGCAATCCACCCTGGACTCCAAAGGTGCCGGCCCCCGGATAGCTGGCGCCGGGCCTGCCCTTGTGATCGTCGCTGCCGCAACTGATCCCGACTCTGAGGCCGCGATCGAACGCGTCGTTCAGGAGCCATTCGAATTCACCCCAGGAGGAGTAGATCTCCACCAGCGGCTCCAAGCCGGGATCGAAGGAGTCCAGGTCCGCCCAGCGGCCGCCCACATGGGGAACCAGAAGGACGTCGTTCCGGGCTCCCAGTTGCCGGTAGAGTTCCTCGACGGGATAGCATTCGGGGTCTTCATCCTGGCCTGCCGGCGCGATCAGGCAGCGGCTGGCCCGGTGCAGGGGCCCGTCGCCGCCTCGAAAATAGACGTTCCGGTCGCCGCCGCCGGCCGTCAGGCCCGACCACTCGTAGCCCAGAAAGGTGACGAACCGCCCCGGCTCGTTGAAGCGCCTGACCGTTTCGCGGATCCGGTCCCAGACACCCGGAGTGATCTGGAAACAGTTTCCCTGATGGCCCGCGAAGTCCACCAACGCCTTGTTGCGGGCGAAGGTGAAGTATTCGCCCACCGTCAGGGTCCCCACCGTCTCCTCGCTCTGGCCATGGAGATCTCCCCAGAACCGGCGCCGCCGGGGCTGGTGCGGCTTCACGAAGAGCGGATTGCTGACGGCCTTCAGGCCGGTTTTTTGGTCCTCCGCCTCGATTCGATAGATTCCCGGCTCCCGGGCCAGGATGCCGTCCAGGCAGAGAATTCCCTGATCGGTGCGGTCGAGAGTCAACCGGGAAGGCAGGCCATAGAAGAGTTTCGCACTGCCGCCGGTCTCCAGCACGCCCTGGTAGCGGTCCGCCGGGTTTCCCCATTGGTCCAGGACCCGGACCGAAACTCGAAAGGGGATGCCCAGGACCACGTCTGTGGGAACCATCAACTGGAGCTCGGCCCCCGGACCGCCCACAATTGGGACGCTGCCGGCCGGCTCCAGCTCCACGTACGAGCCCGTTCCGAAGCAGTCCACCAGGACCTTGAACTCGAACCGGGGCTCGCAGAAGGTCTGCGCCCGGGCGCCCGGCCCGCCTGCCGAGGTGTCGCCCAGGACCAGCGTGACCGTGTCTCCCTCCCGGAGATACCCGTCCTTCACGGAGACGGTCATGGACTTCTGCCAGGGTCGAACGTGGGCCTGCGGATCACAAGAGGCCGTGACCCGCGCACTGCCCGAGGTGGAGACGGTCAGGAAGTCGGCCTGGCCCGGCCGTTGTGTCTGGGGTGTGCCCCAGTCACTCACGAAACGCCTGACGACACGGATTCTTCCTCCGTCGTCGATGCCGTATTTCCCCACCCGGTAGCGGATCCGCCAGGTTCCCATGGAACCGGCCACCACCGGTTCGCCGGGGCTCAAGGAGGCCGAACCGTGAAGAACGCTGAACCGGCTTCCGGAATCCACTTCGGTCATGGAAAGACTCGTTCGCGACCGCGACCCTGAGCCGGCGGGTCTCGAGACTCCTCCTGTCGGAACAAAACCTGCTGGCCGTGCACTCCGCTTCGAGTCTTCCGCTGAGGTCCGAAACGCGCGCGCGGCTCCCGTCGAGCAACCCTCCGACACACGCGCTTTCCCGCTTATGGCTGCTTCCTTCCGGATCTGACCAGGTTCACGGGCGCCCGTTGTGGAGGACCCCACGTTCAACACCGCCGCACGAAACGGAGTGGCTCACCGGGGGCGACCCTCAGCGGAGTCGTCAGCCTCGCTGCAGCGGCTTGCGAGTCCTCCCTGGACGACAGGGAATCAGGGTACCGCTAACACCCCGCCTAGCACGGCCGTTCCATGATAGTCGATCGGAGGCGGCACCATGCGCCGGCAGGGCCTCACGTCATGCCGGCGGCGGCGCGCCGAGCCGCAGGAACTCCTTGGCGCCGGCCGCGATCCAGGGTGAGGGCCCGGTCAGGAACACGCGGACGCCCGCGGCGGCGTAGCGGGCAATGGTGTCGTTCGTCGTCAGGGTGCCCGCGACCCGCCCACCCTCTTGGATTCGCGCCAGGGTGGTGTCGATGGTCTTCTGCACCTCGGGATGGTCAATCTGCCCGATGAGGCCCATGGAGGCGGCCAGATCGCTGGGAGCCACGAAGAAGACGTCGATGTGGTCCACCTTGAGGATCTCGTCCAGGTTCCGGACCGCCACGATATCCTCGATGAGCACCATGAGCAGGATTTGATCGTTGGCGGCCTCGAAGTAGTCGGGGACGCCGTAGCCTTGACGGCTGACGTAGAGTCCCCTCTGGCCGATGGGCGCGAACTTCCCGCCCTGGACCACGTTCTCGGCTTCTTCCCGGGTGTTGACGTGGGGAACGACGATTCCCTGGACACCCCGGTCCAACCCCCGGTAGATGATGGACTGGACGTTCCGGTTGACCCGCAGGATCGAGGTCATTCCCCAGATGTCGCAGGCGCGGGTCAGGTCCGGTATGTCGGCGAAGTCCACGGAGCCGTGCTCGGCCTCCAGCCAGACCCCGTCGAAACCCACGGTTCCAAACTGATCGATCTCATCGGGGCTGCCCAACCCACTGATCACATACACGTTCTCGCCGGCGGCCAGCTTCTGTTTCACCCTGTTCGGTCGAAGTTTCACCATGATCTCCTTTCGGCGCGGTGCCCCCGCACTATGAGGGACGGTCAAGAGACGGACCCGGCGGCGCGGCGGCCTGAATCATCTCCCGCAGCACCGGCAGAACGTAAACCCGGGAAAGGTCCACCGTCGCCAGGTCGCGGCAGAGGATTCCGATCTGCTGCGGCAAGGGCAGCGTCCGGTTCAGAATAAATCGAATCTCCCCTCCGATTCGGCACAGGCCGCCCGAAAATTCTCCCGGCTCCCGCACCAGGTCGATCTCCAGGCGGGCCAGCAGTTCCTCGAGCTTCTCCAGTATCTCCCGGTCGGTCATGCCCTCCTTCAGGTCGGCTGCACGGCCCTGATTCTCAGTCCAGGCCAAACATTTTCCGGCCATTGTTGCAGAAAACATCCTCGACCTGGGAGTCGGTGAGGCGGAGCCGCATGGCGGCCAGCTTCACGGCCCGCAGGGACTCCATGCCGACCAGGTAG
This Acidobacteriota bacterium DNA region includes the following protein-coding sequences:
- a CDS encoding GDP-mannose 4,6-dehydratase, with the protein product MRKSRFLITGGAGFIGSHVADALIARGDRVVGVDNLSTGRLSNIRHLLDHPRFQFVRANITDEIVMDRLASTSDVILHFAAAVGVQLIVRDPVHTIETNIMGTEAILKAALRYRCRVLLASTSEVYGKGVKIPFSEEDDLLLGGTQKSRWAYGASKMIDEFLGLAYQRQYDLDVVVFRLFNTVGPRQRGRYGMVVPRFIRQALAGEPITVYGDGSQTRCFCDVRDAAEALIRLAASPGATGDVYNVGNDQEVSINQLARRVRVLTGSSSPIVHISYSEAYGKGFEDMQRRVPDLSRIRALVGWRSTRTLDEILIAVRDHEQPLPDRLKVESAPS
- a CDS encoding DegT/DnrJ/EryC1/StrS family aminotransferase, with translation MSSPFRTASKLNPLPPDSPAQEPVPLLDLKRQTRLLEPRITAAMREVLDSGEFILGPAVVRLEERMARYCQCRYAVAVASGTDALRLTLSALGVGPGDEVITTPFSFVATAGAILRCGATPVFADIDPGSYNLDPDRIESAITSRTRAILPVHLYGQPADMDPIRDLAEARGLKVIEDCAQAAGACYSGAVVGSLGDAGCLSFFPTKNLGAFGDAGMIVTDNAEFGERLVLLRNQGNRRKHRADVLGFNSRMDTLQAAILEVKLDSLEDWNSQRRAIARRYNRWLGETPVKTPTESRRSRHVYNVYTLRAPRRDRLANRLAGRGIGNAVYYPVPLHLQGAFSRLGHTPGSLPAAETASREVISLPIFPELTLEQQRRVCEEIYDFYRD
- a CDS encoding DUF3604 domain-containing protein, producing the protein MTEVDSGSRFSVLHGSASLSPGEPVVAGSMGTWRIRYRVGKYGIDDGGRIRVVRRFVSDWGTPQTQRPGQADFLTVSTSGSARVTASCDPQAHVRPWQKSMTVSVKDGYLREGDTVTLVLGDTSAGGPGARAQTFCEPRFEFKVLVDCFGTGSYVELEPAGSVPIVGGPGAELQLMVPTDVVLGIPFRVSVRVLDQWGNPADRYQGVLETGGSAKLFYGLPSRLTLDRTDQGILCLDGILAREPGIYRIEAEDQKTGLKAVSNPLFVKPHQPRRRRFWGDLHGQSEETVGTLTVGEYFTFARNKALVDFAGHQGNCFQITPGVWDRIRETVRRFNEPGRFVTFLGYEWSGLTAGGGDRNVYFRGGDGPLHRASRCLIAPAGQDEDPECYPVEELYRQLGARNDVLLVPHVGGRWADLDSFDPGLEPLVEIYSSWGEFEWLLNDAFDRGLRVGISCGSDDHKGRPGASYPGAGTFGVQGGLLCVWASELTRESLWEALRERRCYGTTGARIALEFETSGGVPMGGEERTQGLPRFRVRVEGTGEVERIELRRGTECVDALPRGPGIPCSSDTVRIAWSGARNRGRDRAACWDGSVEAVRTRIVAAKGYAFDSPSEGIREAGPQRVTWESVTSGDADGILLKLDPADSGVLRFKTGRIRFDIDLEKLADIPVTWPAGGMDLKVQAQREPLGLGRSVEADLKDPAAPAGPTPYYVVVLQKDGAKAWASPIWVSPGR
- a CDS encoding ankyrin repeat domain-containing protein, coding for MMWKPLTGIIRIALLGCFLTVAYSAPESDQRSLVDAIERGDFETFERLIGAVADVNAIDERGRSLLLVAVDRGDLNAIWALLLRGADPNLADRDGRTPLLVAAGRGDATITQALLIKGASTTVEDRQKRRPLQLAAEGGASSTVQALVAAGADVNMGGPQRTTPLLGAAETGDAATVRALLAAGADAKVRNSRNETALHFAASRGDAAMVQSLLMAGAAADAPDRDGRTPVMIAAAGGEGAALHALIQAGADFEQRDKEKRSPLLLAVEMGDVMSVQSLLAAGADPNTPDRNKNTPLLEASRRGFIVAAQALLAAGADVNARNKKNERALLLAIEKGFSPLGLSLLTHPDIEVNFKDKHGLTPLMWSCVAGRTSLVAALIARGAKVKEKDHSGQTPLMWAAAGMYAELVQLLLDAGADVNARAEHRMTALMVAASKDDPATVKALAAAGAKLHARAENGQTAMMMAAQRGHVGAVRALKQAGAEK
- the gltX gene encoding glutamate--tRNA ligase: MSRVRVRFAPSPTGYLHLGGARTALFNWLLARKAQGTFILRVEDTDARRSSQEMAEGIMDGLRWLGLDWDQGPFYQSQRRELYREAAERTFAGDHAYACFCPPEEIQARSAESRSAGRIWRDQGCRNRASHLARSRVEAGEAHTLRFRVPADRRIVFQDQVYGKVSLFTDNVEDFTLLRSDGSPTYHLSVVTDDWEMGISHVIRGADHLSNTPKQILLHEALGNQAPGYAHLPLILGPDKKRLSKRNGAESVLEYREHGFLPGALCNYLALLGWSPGDDRELFSDGELVKSFDLARVNKANAVFDRRKLEWMNSRYLADSNSHDLTRHLQPFLEPSGDRQDRGNDGRLLPVITLLKSRLNRLSDFPEMAVPFLTDEFDYESKAVSRHFSLADPEERSRLRRWLETLADEYEQLEEFNLETVEAVLRGTAKDSGFKIGAFFGAVRVALTGRTAAPGIFDVIVTLGRQRVVERLKRCLKLLQ
- a CDS encoding carboxymuconolactone decarboxylase family protein, translated to MANQDLPEFLQRVVERYPQVWDDYGWLSRTVGEVEGLDVRSQRLVKLGIAIGAGRRGAVHSHARKCRKAGLSNAEIYHAALLAITTVGWSGGIAALSWINDELGEL